The following are from one region of the Phyllostomus discolor isolate MPI-MPIP mPhyDis1 chromosome 9, mPhyDis1.pri.v3, whole genome shotgun sequence genome:
- the GDF5 gene encoding growth/differentiation factor 5, whose amino-acid sequence MRLSKPLTFLLWHLAWLDLEFICTVLGAPDLGQRPQGARPGLAKAEAKERPPLARNVFRPGGHSYGGGATNARAKGGTGQAGGLTQPKKDEPKKLPPRSGGPEPKPGHPPQTRQAATRTVTPKGQLPGGKAPPKAGAVSSPFLLKKAREPGAPREPKETFRPPPITPHEYMLSLYRTLSDADRKGGNSSVKLEAGLANTITSFIDKGQDDRGPAVRKQRYVFDISALEKDGLLGAELRILRKKPSDTAKPVAPSSGRAAQLKLSSCPSGRQPAALLDVRSVPGLDGSGWEVFDIWKLFRNFKNSAQLCLELEAWERGRAVDLRGLGFDRAARQVHEKALFLVFGRTKKRDLFFNEIKARSGQDDKTVYEYLFSQRRKRRAPLATRQGKRPSKNPKARCSRKALHVNFKDMGWDDWIIAPLEYEAFHCEGLCEFPLRSHLEPTNHAVIQTLMNSMDPESTPPTCCVPTRLSPISILFIDSANNVVYKQYEDMVVESCGCR is encoded by the exons ATGAGACTCTCCAAACCCCTCACTTTCCTGCTTTGGCACCTGGCTTGGCTGGACCTGGAATTTATCTGCACTGTGTTGGGGGCCCCTGACTTGGGTCAGAGACCCCAGGGGGCCAGGCCAGGATTGGCCAAAGCAGAAGCCAAAGAGAGGCCCCCTCTGGCCCGGAACGTGTTCAGGCCAGGGGGTCACAGCTATGGTGGGGGAGCCACCAATGCCAGGGCAAAGGGGGGCACTGGGCAGGCAGGAGGCCTGACACAGCCCAAGAAGGATGAACCCAAAAAGCTGCCCCCCAGATCGGGTGGCCCTGAACCCAAGCCAGGACACCCTCCCCAGACAAGGCAGGCTGCAACGCGGACTGTGACCCCCAAAGGACAGCTTCCTGGGGGCAAGGCACCCCCAAAGGCAGGTGCtgtctccagccccttcctgctgaagaaggccagggagcctggggcccCTCGAGAGCCCAAGGAGACGTTCCGCCCGCCCCCCATCACGCCCCACGAGTACATGCTCTCGCTGTACAGGACGCTGTCCGATGCTGACAGAAAGGGAGGAAACAGCAGCGTGAAGTTGGAGGCCGGCCTGGCCAACACCATCACCAGCTTTATTGACAAAGGGCAag ATGACCGAGGCCCTGCGGTCAGGAAGCAGAGGTACGTGTTTGACATCAGTGCCCTGGAGAAGGATGGGCTGCTAGGGGCCGAGCTGCGGATCTTGCGGAAGAAGCCCTCGGACACAGCCAAGCCAGTGGCCCCCAGCAGCGGGCGGGCTGCCCAGCTGAAGCTGTCCAGCTGCCCCAGTGGCCGGCAGCCGGCAGCCTTGCTGGATGTGCGCTCCGTGCCAGGCCTGGACGGATCTGGCTGGGAGGTGTTTGACATCTGGAAGCTCTTCCGAAACTTTAAGAACTCGGCCCAGCTGTGCCTGGAGCTGGAGGCCTGGGAACGGGGCCGGGCTGTGGACCTCCGCGGCCTGGGCTTTGACCGGGCTGCCCGTCAGGTTCACGAGAAGGCCCTGTTCCTGGTGTTTGGCCGCACCAAGAAGCGGGACCTGTTCTTTAACGAGATTAAGGCGCGCTCTGGCCAGGACGATAAGACCGTGTACGAATACCTGTTCAGCCAGCGGCGAAAACGGAGGGCTCCACTGGCCACCCGCCAGGGCAAGCGGCCCAGCAAGAACCCCAAGGCCCGCTGCAGCCGAAAGGCGCTGCATGTCAATTTCAAGGACATGGGCTGGGACGACTGGATCATCGCACCCCTGGAGTACGAGGCCTTCCACTGCGAGGGCCTATGTGAGTTCCCCTTGCGCTCTCACCTGGAGCCCACGAACCACGCGGTCATCCAGACCCTGATGAACTCCATGGACCCGGAGTCCACGCCGCCTACCTGCTGTGTGCCCACGCGCCTGAGTCCCATCAGCATCCTCTTCATTGACTCCGCCAACAACGTGGTCTATAAGCAGTATGAGGACATGGTGGTGGAGTCTTGTGGCTGCAGGTAG